From Brienomyrus brachyistius isolate T26 chromosome 21, BBRACH_0.4, whole genome shotgun sequence, the proteins below share one genomic window:
- the rnf7 gene encoding RING-box protein 2, whose product MADMDEGDEPILVSSHSGGSGSKHGGEKMFSLKKWNAVAMWSWDVECDTCAICRVQVMDACLRCQAENKQEDCVVVWGECNHSFHNCCMSLWVKQNNRCPLCQQDWVVQRIGK is encoded by the exons ATGGCGGACATGGACGAAGGCGACGAGCCGATTCTGGTTTCATCCCACAGTGGGGGATCAGGGTCTAAGCACGGTGGAGAGAAGATGTTCTCTTTGAAAAAGTGGAACGCCGTGGCCATGTGGAGCTGGGACGTGGAGTGCGACACATGCGCCATCTGCAGGGTGCAAGTTATGG ACGCTTGTCTGCGTTGCCAAGCGGAGAACAAGCAGGAAGACTGTGTCG TGGTATGGGGAGAGTGTAACCACTCCTTCCACAATTGCTGCATGTCTCTATGGGTGAAGCAGAACAACCGGTGCCCGCTGTGCCAGCAGGATTGGGTGGTCCAGAGGATTGGGAAATGA
- the LOC125716376 gene encoding zinc finger and BTB domain-containing protein 38-like isoform X2, giving the protein MALVSQSMAGLMDSTHSQCLLSSLSEQRTRGLFCDITIVVEDVKFKAHRNVLAASSGYFQNAFSSTQELGPASHVFELLDLKSEVFASILNFIYSSTVAPLDNEGFQSLVAAGKRLGIPFLEKLRVQESSSSTGPTRATSPMWTQPPPGPHMMKQEVLDSGSGPRITNAFSITEGGAGSNPISSLQIKNEGKRQSGHSTARCLNMPIPQSGSLQILVDHSYALSPVRQLAPHSQLSGVKEGQKAKELSSPPASQRCSVPICSRNITEKATGISVAASSSSNSISQSSTAVITPSSLSSPSFSHSKGQSNTANELPLVSKRVSLSPAAQSSTPNSQLHLHVANGDPASRTHPPFCTSRFRSRLFCRFCYRKFIHLKRLRSHEQVCQQALKSLARDSLGNSTTLTVEKDELPSEPSRLPNLLAPLKDLRAPRPGQAQRRTFPCSVCKRTYVTLSSLKRHENVHSWRRMYPCHYCNKVFALAEYRSKHEIWHTGERRYQCIFCLETFMTYYILKNHQKTFHGIDSQMLLNRKSSNSSFSSGPYPIKLYRLLPMTFRKRRNTYSRTVAECRDQTSPIHSSSGFPPAASEDSSLINSGSVGVGRPLFSMPMTFMATPKVAAPVQPFFPIAEGNSQTDLKTTEIQKSHADDEGPSQSSGMAYTATGSNSSNAGGRDSLPDWSEGNRLGQPSTHKGKAVTYIAKPACAGPGVDSKVPPLCQITVKIGSEAIVRRRIKGSTLFPRKKKRACRSPVEEHHRDPRRQTVGRMSSRQRTNATYITETETYDDLSYRDTLWRPYYSYKPRKKMNSMKSGKRAKTQHGGLKKPEVTSDPWSVEGQTEKSTSMKHSLSSLCDPPGSTECVQQTTFKCESCKSPFSLCCTHVSRPEWNSVSTSPSQLESAK; this is encoded by the coding sequence ATGGCGCTAGTCTCCCAAAGCATGGCAGGCCTAATGGACAGCACACACAGCCAGTGTCTCCTCAGTTCTCTGAGCGAGCAGCGCACAAGAGGCTTGTTCTGTGACATCACCATCGTGGTGGAAGACGTGAAGTTCAAGGCCCATAGAAATGTGCTAGCAGCCTCCAGTGGGTATTTCCAGAACGCTTTCTCTTCCACACAGGAGCTTGGGCCAGCCAGCCATGTGTTTGAGTTGCTGGACCTTAAGTCTGAAGTGTTTGCCTCCATTCTCAACTTCATATACAGTTCCACAGTGGCTCCTCTCGACAATGAAGGCTTCCAGTCCTTGGTGGCAGCTGGTAAAAGGCTGGGCATCCCCTTCCTGGAGAAGCTGCGGGTGCAAGAGAGCTCCAGTTCCACTGGTCCCACCCGGGCAACCAGTCCCATGTGGACACAGCCACCCCCAGGTCCACATATGATGAAACAGGAGGTACTGGATTCTGGCAGTGGTCCAAGGATCACTAATGCCTTTTCCATCACTGAGGGGGGGGCTGGCAGCAACCCGATATCTTCCCTCCAAATTAAGAATGAAGGGAAGAGGCAGTCTGGTCATAGCACTGCCCGCTGCTTGAACATGCCCATTCCCCAAAGTGGGTCCCTGCAGATCCTGGTAGACCACTCGTACGCACTAAGCCCAGTCCGCCAGCTGGCCCCGCACAGCCAACTCAGTGGTGTGAAAGAGGGTCAAAAGGCAAAGGAACTATCCTCTCCACCGGCCAGCCAACGCTGCAGTGTGCCCATCTGTAGCCGCAACATCACAGAAAAAGCAACGGGCATCTCGGTGGCAGCCTCATCCTCGTCAAACTCCATCAGCCAGAGTAGTACTGCAGTTATAACCCCTTCCTCCTTGTCCTCTCCATCTTTCTCACACAGCAAAGGCCAGAGCAACACAGCAAACGAGCTTCCTCTAGTCAGCAAGAGAGTAAGCTTGAGTCCAGCAGCACAGTCTTCCACCCCAAATAGCCAGCTTCACCTCCACGTAGCCAACGGGGACCCTGCCTCCCGCACGCACCCGCCGTTCTGCACAAGTAGGTTCAGGAGCCGCTTGTTCTGCAGGTTTTGCTATCGGAAATTCATACACTTAAAGCGGCTGCGCAGCCACGAGCAGGTGTGCCAGCAAGCCCTGAAGTCTTTAGCCAGGGACAGTCTTGGCAACAGCACAACGCTGACCGTGGAAAAGGATGAGCTGCCTTCAGAGCCTTCTCGTCTCCCAAACCTTCTTGCACCTTTGAAAGATTTGAGAGCTCCCCGACCGGGACAAGCACAGAGGAGAACATTTCCTTGCAGCGTGTGTAAGCGCACATATGTGACCCTCTCCAGCCTGAAGAGGCATGAGAATGTGCACTCCTGGCGTAGAATGTACCCATGTCACTACTGCAACAAAGTGTTCGCCCTGGCCGAGTACCGCAGCAAGCACGAGATCTGGCACACGGGGGAGCGGCGCTACCAGTGCATCTTCTGCTTGGAGACCTTCATGACCTACTACATCCTGAAGAACCATCAGAAAACCTTCCATGGGATTGACTCCCAGATGCTGCTGAACAGAAAGTCAtccaacagcagcttcagttctGGTCCATATCCCATCAAGCTCTACAGACTCCTGCCTATGACGTTCAGGAAGAGGCGTAATACGTACAGTCGGACCGTGGCTGAATGCCGTGACCAGACGTCACCTATCCACTCAAGCTCCGGCTTCCCTCCAGCTGCCTCGGAGGACAGCAGCTTGATCAACAGCGGCAGCGTTGGTGTTGGACGGCCGTTGTTCTCCATGCCGATGACTTTCATGGCCACTCCGAAGGTGGCTGCCCCAGTCCAACCATTTTTTCCCATAGCAGAAGGGAACTCGCAGACAGATCTCAAAACCACGGAGATCCAAAAGTCTCATGCTGATGATGAAGGCCCCTCACAGTCTTCCGGGATGGCTTACACAGCAACCGGAAGCAACAGTAGCAATGCTGGTGGTAGGGATAGTTTACCAGACTGGTCAGAGGGAAACAGGTTAGGGCAACCTTCCACACACAAAGGCAAGGCTGTGACCTACATTGCCAAACCTGCGTGTGCGGGTCCTGGGGTTGATAGCAAGGTTCCCCCACTCTGCCAGATCACAGTGAAAATCGGAAGTGAGGCAATTGTGCGTCGCAGAATAAAAGGTTCTACCTTGTTCCCCAGAAAGAAGAAGAGGGCCTGCAGAAGTCCTGTGGAGGAACATCACAGAGATCCCAGAAGACAGACAGTAGGTAGGATGAGTTCACGGCAAAGGACTAACGCAACATACATCACAGAAACAGAAACATACGACGACCTGAGTTATCGCGACACACTGTGGCGCCCCTATTATTCCTACAAACCTAGAAAGAAGATGAACAGTATGAAGTCAGGAAAGAGGGCAAAAACCCAGCATGGGGGCCTCAAGAAACCAGAAGTGACTTCAGACCCCTGGTCTGTAGAAGGTCAAACAGAGAAGAGCACCAGCATGAAGCACAGCTTATCGTCCTTGTGTGACCCGCCAGGGAGTACGGAATGTGTCCAGCAGACAACATTCAAATGTGAGAGCTGCAAAAGCcctttctctctttgctgtacGCACGTCAGTAGGCCAGAGTGGAATTCAGTGTCTACTTCTCCATCCCAACTGGAGTCGGCTAAATGA
- the LOC125716376 gene encoding zinc finger and BTB domain-containing protein 38-like isoform X1, with the protein MITMALVSQSMAGLMDSTHSQCLLSSLSEQRTRGLFCDITIVVEDVKFKAHRNVLAASSGYFQNAFSSTQELGPASHVFELLDLKSEVFASILNFIYSSTVAPLDNEGFQSLVAAGKRLGIPFLEKLRVQESSSSTGPTRATSPMWTQPPPGPHMMKQEVLDSGSGPRITNAFSITEGGAGSNPISSLQIKNEGKRQSGHSTARCLNMPIPQSGSLQILVDHSYALSPVRQLAPHSQLSGVKEGQKAKELSSPPASQRCSVPICSRNITEKATGISVAASSSSNSISQSSTAVITPSSLSSPSFSHSKGQSNTANELPLVSKRVSLSPAAQSSTPNSQLHLHVANGDPASRTHPPFCTSRFRSRLFCRFCYRKFIHLKRLRSHEQVCQQALKSLARDSLGNSTTLTVEKDELPSEPSRLPNLLAPLKDLRAPRPGQAQRRTFPCSVCKRTYVTLSSLKRHENVHSWRRMYPCHYCNKVFALAEYRSKHEIWHTGERRYQCIFCLETFMTYYILKNHQKTFHGIDSQMLLNRKSSNSSFSSGPYPIKLYRLLPMTFRKRRNTYSRTVAECRDQTSPIHSSSGFPPAASEDSSLINSGSVGVGRPLFSMPMTFMATPKVAAPVQPFFPIAEGNSQTDLKTTEIQKSHADDEGPSQSSGMAYTATGSNSSNAGGRDSLPDWSEGNRLGQPSTHKGKAVTYIAKPACAGPGVDSKVPPLCQITVKIGSEAIVRRRIKGSTLFPRKKKRACRSPVEEHHRDPRRQTVGRMSSRQRTNATYITETETYDDLSYRDTLWRPYYSYKPRKKMNSMKSGKRAKTQHGGLKKPEVTSDPWSVEGQTEKSTSMKHSLSSLCDPPGSTECVQQTTFKCESCKSPFSLCCTHVSRPEWNSVSTSPSQLESAK; encoded by the exons ATGATAACG ATGGCGCTAGTCTCCCAAAGCATGGCAGGCCTAATGGACAGCACACACAGCCAGTGTCTCCTCAGTTCTCTGAGCGAGCAGCGCACAAGAGGCTTGTTCTGTGACATCACCATCGTGGTGGAAGACGTGAAGTTCAAGGCCCATAGAAATGTGCTAGCAGCCTCCAGTGGGTATTTCCAGAACGCTTTCTCTTCCACACAGGAGCTTGGGCCAGCCAGCCATGTGTTTGAGTTGCTGGACCTTAAGTCTGAAGTGTTTGCCTCCATTCTCAACTTCATATACAGTTCCACAGTGGCTCCTCTCGACAATGAAGGCTTCCAGTCCTTGGTGGCAGCTGGTAAAAGGCTGGGCATCCCCTTCCTGGAGAAGCTGCGGGTGCAAGAGAGCTCCAGTTCCACTGGTCCCACCCGGGCAACCAGTCCCATGTGGACACAGCCACCCCCAGGTCCACATATGATGAAACAGGAGGTACTGGATTCTGGCAGTGGTCCAAGGATCACTAATGCCTTTTCCATCACTGAGGGGGGGGCTGGCAGCAACCCGATATCTTCCCTCCAAATTAAGAATGAAGGGAAGAGGCAGTCTGGTCATAGCACTGCCCGCTGCTTGAACATGCCCATTCCCCAAAGTGGGTCCCTGCAGATCCTGGTAGACCACTCGTACGCACTAAGCCCAGTCCGCCAGCTGGCCCCGCACAGCCAACTCAGTGGTGTGAAAGAGGGTCAAAAGGCAAAGGAACTATCCTCTCCACCGGCCAGCCAACGCTGCAGTGTGCCCATCTGTAGCCGCAACATCACAGAAAAAGCAACGGGCATCTCGGTGGCAGCCTCATCCTCGTCAAACTCCATCAGCCAGAGTAGTACTGCAGTTATAACCCCTTCCTCCTTGTCCTCTCCATCTTTCTCACACAGCAAAGGCCAGAGCAACACAGCAAACGAGCTTCCTCTAGTCAGCAAGAGAGTAAGCTTGAGTCCAGCAGCACAGTCTTCCACCCCAAATAGCCAGCTTCACCTCCACGTAGCCAACGGGGACCCTGCCTCCCGCACGCACCCGCCGTTCTGCACAAGTAGGTTCAGGAGCCGCTTGTTCTGCAGGTTTTGCTATCGGAAATTCATACACTTAAAGCGGCTGCGCAGCCACGAGCAGGTGTGCCAGCAAGCCCTGAAGTCTTTAGCCAGGGACAGTCTTGGCAACAGCACAACGCTGACCGTGGAAAAGGATGAGCTGCCTTCAGAGCCTTCTCGTCTCCCAAACCTTCTTGCACCTTTGAAAGATTTGAGAGCTCCCCGACCGGGACAAGCACAGAGGAGAACATTTCCTTGCAGCGTGTGTAAGCGCACATATGTGACCCTCTCCAGCCTGAAGAGGCATGAGAATGTGCACTCCTGGCGTAGAATGTACCCATGTCACTACTGCAACAAAGTGTTCGCCCTGGCCGAGTACCGCAGCAAGCACGAGATCTGGCACACGGGGGAGCGGCGCTACCAGTGCATCTTCTGCTTGGAGACCTTCATGACCTACTACATCCTGAAGAACCATCAGAAAACCTTCCATGGGATTGACTCCCAGATGCTGCTGAACAGAAAGTCAtccaacagcagcttcagttctGGTCCATATCCCATCAAGCTCTACAGACTCCTGCCTATGACGTTCAGGAAGAGGCGTAATACGTACAGTCGGACCGTGGCTGAATGCCGTGACCAGACGTCACCTATCCACTCAAGCTCCGGCTTCCCTCCAGCTGCCTCGGAGGACAGCAGCTTGATCAACAGCGGCAGCGTTGGTGTTGGACGGCCGTTGTTCTCCATGCCGATGACTTTCATGGCCACTCCGAAGGTGGCTGCCCCAGTCCAACCATTTTTTCCCATAGCAGAAGGGAACTCGCAGACAGATCTCAAAACCACGGAGATCCAAAAGTCTCATGCTGATGATGAAGGCCCCTCACAGTCTTCCGGGATGGCTTACACAGCAACCGGAAGCAACAGTAGCAATGCTGGTGGTAGGGATAGTTTACCAGACTGGTCAGAGGGAAACAGGTTAGGGCAACCTTCCACACACAAAGGCAAGGCTGTGACCTACATTGCCAAACCTGCGTGTGCGGGTCCTGGGGTTGATAGCAAGGTTCCCCCACTCTGCCAGATCACAGTGAAAATCGGAAGTGAGGCAATTGTGCGTCGCAGAATAAAAGGTTCTACCTTGTTCCCCAGAAAGAAGAAGAGGGCCTGCAGAAGTCCTGTGGAGGAACATCACAGAGATCCCAGAAGACAGACAGTAGGTAGGATGAGTTCACGGCAAAGGACTAACGCAACATACATCACAGAAACAGAAACATACGACGACCTGAGTTATCGCGACACACTGTGGCGCCCCTATTATTCCTACAAACCTAGAAAGAAGATGAACAGTATGAAGTCAGGAAAGAGGGCAAAAACCCAGCATGGGGGCCTCAAGAAACCAGAAGTGACTTCAGACCCCTGGTCTGTAGAAGGTCAAACAGAGAAGAGCACCAGCATGAAGCACAGCTTATCGTCCTTGTGTGACCCGCCAGGGAGTACGGAATGTGTCCAGCAGACAACATTCAAATGTGAGAGCTGCAAAAGCcctttctctctttgctgtacGCACGTCAGTAGGCCAGAGTGGAATTCAGTGTCTACTTCTCCATCCCAACTGGAGTCGGCTAAATGA
- the LOC125717122 gene encoding LOW QUALITY PROTEIN: uncharacterized protein LOC125717122 (The sequence of the model RefSeq protein was modified relative to this genomic sequence to represent the inferred CDS: inserted 1 base in 1 codon), which yields MNMSSSLEQNAHLLDEVKAGVHWGNFITTTVFSYMLVTIVHRTPRLWNKLHYVLLCQHCTCISGFNATGALLHTMLSLHTTMPRIVCWLLFGLQVAQACGLMLTLTLMALNICLCVCWPLRYREIVHIVKDKAIMGAWLLALLNPVVFTGMVCAEARNLTELDPACRTPMEGWASLLSAAVLLGLLTFLIMLSYILIYKEGRRAGHFSSAXLHGLQISLHILPGMLIISRLRLGLFGVLVVFVVFSLAQSVSPVVYGLRCQEIRAQLPHFFPCWTQRCSNMDMSMDYNGDNSMGINMGNNMGNNMVINMGKSMGNNMQI from the exons ATGAATATGTCCAGTAGCCTGGAGCAGAATGCGCATCTGCTAGATGAAGTGAAAGCAGGTGTCCACTGGGGGAACTTCATCACCACCACTGTCTTCAGCTATATGCTGGTGACCATAGTGCACAGGACGCCTAGGCTGTGGAACAAGCTACATTACGTCCTGCTGTGCCAGCATTGCACCTGCATATCTGGCTTCAACGCGACAGGAGCACTGCTGCACACGATGCTGTCACTGCACACGACCATGCCCCGTATCGTGTGCTGGCTGCTGTTTGGCTTGCAGGTGGCGCAAGCCTGTGGCCTGATGCTAACACTCACCCTGATGGCTCTGAacatctgcctgtgtgtgtgctggccACTGCGTTACCGAGAGATTGTCCACATCGTGAAGGACAAGGCCATAATGGGTGCTTGGCTGCTGGCCCTGCTCAACCCAGTGGTGTTCACGGGCATGGTCTGTGCTGAGGCCCGGAACCTCACTGAGCTAGACCCCGCCTGCCGCACACCCATGGAGGGCTGGGCCTCACTGCTGAGTGCTGCAGTGCTGCTTGGACTGCTCACTTTCCTCATCATGCTCAGTTACATTCTCATTTATAAGGAGGGTCGCCGGGCGGGACACTTCTCTAGCG AGCTCCATGGCCTGCAGATCAGTCTACACATCCTGCCCGGCATGCTTATCATTTCCAGACTCAGGCTGGGTCTGTTCGGCGTACTGGTTGTATTTGTGGTCTTTTCCTTGGCTCAGTCAGTCAGTCCCGTTGTCTACGGTCTGCGATGCCAGGAGATCAGGGCCCAGCTTCCGCACTTCTTCCCATGCTGGACTCAGAGATGCAGCAACATGGACATGAGCATGGATTACAATGGGGACAACAGCATGGGAATCAACATGGGGAACAACATGGGCAACAACATGGTTATCAACATGGGGAAAAGCATGGGGAACAATATGCAAATTTGA
- the dusp28 gene encoding dual specificity phosphatase 28: MLQLCKVTETLYIANSRSACSDQLVQQEGITLCINVSRQQPFPSTRVSTLRVPVYDDPNENLYKYFDRCADAIASEASRGGRTVVYCKNGRSRSASICVAYLMRQLALSLRDAFQTVKEARSVVEPNPGFWSQLEKYEQELERRRSQGDSPLDMGS; the protein is encoded by the exons ATGCTGCAGCTGTGTAAGGTCACAGAAACTCTGTACATTGCAAACTCACGCTCAGCCTGCAGCGACCAGCTGGTCCAGCAGGAGGGCATCACTCTGTGCATCAACGTGTCCCGGCAGCAGCCTTTCCCTTCAACACGTGTCTCCACCCTCAGGGTACCCGTGTATGATGACCCTAATGAGAACCTGTACAAGTACTTCGACCGCTGTGCAGATGCCATCGCGAGCGAGGCGAGCCGGGGGGGCAGAACCGTGGTGTACTGCAAGAATGGCCGGAGTCGCTCAGCCTCCATTTGTGTGGCGTACCTAATGAGGCAGCTTGCCCTCTCGCTACGTGATGCCTTCCAG ACGGTGAAAGAGGCTCGTTCTGTAGTGGAGCCCAACCCAGGATTCTGGAGCCAGCTGGAGAAGTACGAGCAGGAGCTGGAAAGACGGAGAAGTCAGGGAGACAGCCCACTGGATATGGGGTCATAA